CGACCGGCACCGGGTTGTCGTGCAGTCCCGCAGCGACGAGTCCGGCATAGTGGGCCATGTCGACCATTAGCTTGGCGCCAACCTCGCGGGCGATCTCGGCAAACTTGCCGTGCGGAATCTCGCGGGGGTACGCGCTGGCGCCGGCGACGATCAGCTTCGGCTTGTGCTCGCGGGCAAGCTTGGCAATCTGATCGAAGTCGAGCCGGTGGTCGTTCTCGCGAACGCCGTAGCTGACGAAGTTGTAGAGCATGCCCGAAATGTTCAGCCGCATGCCGTGGGTGAGGTGGCCGCCGTGGGCGAGGTCGAGGCCCAGCACCGTGTCGCCCGGTTCGAGAGCGGCGAGGTAGATCGCCGTGTTCGCCTGCGAACCGCTGTGGGGCTGCACGTTGGCGAACTCGGCGCCAAACAGCTTCTTCGCCCGCTCGATGGCGAGGTTCTCTACCACGTCGACGTACTCGCAGCCGCCGTAGTATCGCTTGCCGGGGTAGCCCTCGGCGTACTTGTTCGTCAGCACGCTGCCGGCCGCCGCCATCACGGCGGGGCTCGTGTAGTTCTCGCTGGCGATCATTTCCAGGCCATCTTGCTGGCGCTGGATTTCGTCAGCGACGGCGGACCAAACTTCGGGATCAGCGGCGGCGAGGGGATTGCTCATCAACGGGGGCTCTTTGTGGGCTTAGCGACGTGTCGAGTTGGGGGCAAAAATGTTCCGCCATGCTAGCCCTCGGCTAGCCAGCCGAGGTTCCGTGGAACGCCGCGACATCGAGCGACCCGACAGGCATCGCAACTAATTATCGCAACTCCATTTAGACGCAACATTGTCATTGTCAGAGCACTGGCGGAGGGTGTCAATCGCCGCGAATCGCGCACGCGGCGCAAGCGCCAGCGTTCCGGCCAAGTCCCGCCAAGAATGGTCGTTGGGGGGCGAACTTCTATAATCCTATGTTCCCGCTCAGTTTTGGCAGCGGGGCCTCTGCGTGCCGCCCTCCGGCGGCCCCTGGCGACTTTCCCGCGATGCCCCACCTACCGCCGACTTACTGGCCGCCGATTTGACGCTTCCCCTGTGGGATCCGTTCCCTGTGGGAGGCGTCTCCGACGCCGATTCCGCTCACCACCACAAGCGGTGGTGGCTACGCAGCGCCGCTTCGGGGTCGGAGACCCCTCCCACATTTTGAGATCCCACATTGTTGAGATAGCACTTCCCCCGCACGGGTTCATCTTGCACGTTTCACCCGGAGACGATTATCACGACCGCTATGCTTCACGAAGAACTGCCGCTCGCCGTCAAGAAGGAACTCGACGTTCAGGGACTCAACGGGGTCCCGGTGCTGCTGTCGACCAGCACCGATCTTTCCCTCTCGGGGAAGCCGCGGCGGCATTGGATCGTCGCCACCCACGCCAACGTCGCGGCCGTCTCGGAGCAAGCCGAAGGCGAAGCGACCCAGCCGACGCCGCGCGTTGAAAGCTACGTCCCCGTCGCCGACGTGCAAGAGTTCCGCACCCAGGGCGCCGTCGGCTCCGGCTTCTTACAGGCGTACGTCGACGACCACTGGGTCGACCTGGCCCGCTATTCAAACGCTGAGGCCGATCGGTTCCACCGCGTCGCCCGTAGCCTCGAAGAACTGCGGACCACCGGCGCCATTGAGATCCACGAAGGCGAGACGTTACAGAAAACTCACTGCGAGAAGTGCGACCAGCGATTGCCGACGCCGGGCGAAGCCTGCCCGCGTTGCATTCCACGCAAGGCAATCCTCAGCCGGCTGGCCCAAATGTTGTGGCCCTACCGCGTGACGGCGGCGATCATGTGCGGCTTGATGCTGGTAGGTGTTGCGGCCGAATTGGTCCCACCGCGACTGCAGGCCTATCTGGTCGATCACATTCTCAACAACGGCCAGCGGACACTCAATCCGCAATCACTCGTCTCGGCGCTCATGGCCGTCGTATCAGCGCTCGCGATCGCTCGGGTCGTGCTGAGCCTCGTGAACTTCGCAAAGGGGCGCATGGCGACCCGCGTCGGCGTGACTCTCACCTTCGATCTGCGCGCGAAGCTGGTTGAGAAACTTCACTCGCTGGGACTCGGCTACTACGACCGCCATCAAGTCGGCTCGATCACCAGCCGCGTCGCCTACGACAGCGAAGTGATCCAAAGCTTGCTGCAGCAAATCACCGGCGGCTTCCTATTGCAAATCGTCCAAGTGACGGCCGTCGGCGTCATGCTCTTCACCATCAACCCCAAGCTGGCCATCTACACCTTGATCCCGGCGCCGCTGGTGATCATCGGCAGTTGGTACTTCTGGAAGCGGGTCCACCCGAAGCATTACCGCTACTGGGATAGCAGCAGCAAACAGGCGGGGATGCTGTCGGGAATGCTGTCGGGAATCCGCGTCGTGAAGGCGTTCGCTCAGGAAGATCGCGAGTACTCCCGCTTCAATCGCATCAGCGACTACCTCCGCACCTCGCGGATTCACGTTGATTACTCGACCGCGGCCTTCTCGGCAACGATGCAGCTGATTTTCAGCCTCGGCGGCTTAATCGTCTGGTATGTCGGCGGTCGAGACGTTCTCTCCGGAAAGATGACCATCGGCGAACTCATGGGCTTTCTCGCGTATCTCG
This sequence is a window from Lacipirellula parvula. Protein-coding genes within it:
- the glyA gene encoding serine hydroxymethyltransferase yields the protein MSNPLAAADPEVWSAVADEIQRQQDGLEMIASENYTSPAVMAAAGSVLTNKYAEGYPGKRYYGGCEYVDVVENLAIERAKKLFGAEFANVQPHSGSQANTAIYLAALEPGDTVLGLDLAHGGHLTHGMRLNISGMLYNFVSYGVRENDHRLDFDQIAKLAREHKPKLIVAGASAYPREIPHGKFAEIAREVGAKLMVDMAHYAGLVAAGLHDNPVPVADFVTTTTHKTLRGPRGGLCLSKEEYGKTINSRVFPGIQGGPLMHVIAGKAVCFGEALQPEYKTYIKQVMANAKALAEVLTAGGLRLVSGGTDNHLMLVDVTPLGIGGKQAEHALDAAGITVNKNMIPYDQRKPMDPSGIRVGTPALTTRGMGVDEMRTIGGWMLEALRAVDDAKVHAGIREQVRELGANFPAPTVADQFADATSAV